One genomic segment of Brassica napus cultivar Da-Ae chromosome A3, Da-Ae, whole genome shotgun sequence includes these proteins:
- the LOC106447995 gene encoding uncharacterized protein LOC106447995 yields MTANIPAMFVVFDKEMTKLTNKEFVVLALKELPNGGEDELLPLKSLLARSVFQIRVTLYNFTPNHHTFSVSTITEDLIIDNQADVCNLAGESLVFPAFIYTSLSEAAENILPSSEGARGLTASSSDVAVVGKKV; encoded by the exons ATGACGGCAAATATACCGGCTATGTTTGTTGTCTTTGATAAGGAGATGACAAAGCTTACCAACAAAGAATTTGTTGTCCTTGCGCTTAAAGAG CTACCAAACGGTGGAGAGGATGAGCTACTTCCCTTGAAGAGCTTACTGGCAAGGAGTGTGTTTCAGATCCGTGTGACACTTTATAACTTCACACCCAACCACCATACCTTCAGTGTCTCGACCATCACTGAAGATCTCATCATTGACAACCAGGCCGACGTTTGTAATCTTGCTGGTGAATCTTTAGTTTTCCCAGCTTTTATTTATACATCACTTTCAGAGGCTGCTGAGAACATTCTTCCAAGCAGTGAAGGTGCCAGAGGATTAACTGCATCATCTTCGGACGTGGCGGTTGTGGGAAAGAAGGTATGA